The proteins below come from a single Miscanthus floridulus cultivar M001 chromosome 1, ASM1932011v1, whole genome shotgun sequence genomic window:
- the LOC136500302 gene encoding large ribosomal subunit protein uL18c → MLASPALAGVHSFAASVSGNLLIPLPSVPAPARRAALSVVAKVKVSTPQDDRIARHVRLRKKVSGTTERPRLSVFRSNKHLYAQVIDDTKQCTLASASTMHKSLSEELEYSAGPTIEIAQKIGEVIAKSCLEKGISKVVFDRGGFLYHGRIKALADSAREHGLEF, encoded by the exons ATGCTCGCCTCGCCGGCGCTCGCCGGCGTTCACTCATTCGCGGCGTCCGTGTCCGGCAACCTCCTCATCCCCTTACCTTCCGTCCCCGCGCCGGCCCGTCGCGCGGCGCTGTCCGTCGTCGCCAAGGTCAAGGTGTCCACGCCCCAGGACGACCGCATCGCCCGCCATGTCCGCCTCCGCAAGAAG GTAAGTGGCACCACAGAGAGGCCGAGGTTGAGTGTTTTCCGCTCAAACAAGCATTTGTACGCTCAAGTCATCGACGACACAAAGCAATGCACTTTGGCTTCAGCTTCAACCATGCACAAATCTCTCTCCGAGGAATTGGAATACTCGGCTGGACCAACGATT GAAATAGCACAAAAGATTGGTGAGGTGATTGCCAAGTCTTGCTTGGAGAAAGGGATCAGCAAAGTTGTCTTCGATCGAGGTGGTTTCCTCTACCATGGCCGCATAAAAGCTCTTGCTGATTCTGCTAGAGAGCACGGGCTTGAATTCTGA